Genomic DNA from Desulfuromonas versatilis:
CCACCCGCACCCGGTGGAAAAGCTTGCCCCCGACCCACCCCTGCTGAACACTCGAAACACCGTAGCGGCTTTTCAGGTCGGCGGCCATGCGCTGGGCGTTTTCCGCAACGGTGAAGGCGGCGACCTGAATCGCGTAGCTGTCCACCACATAACTCTTGGGATGCTGATAGGTGACGCGGCCGGCCTGGTCGGTCTTCTGGTAGCCGAGGGCCTCGATTCGAACCGGGGCCGTGCCCGGCCCCACCACGCCGAGCTCCTTGGCGGCAGTAAAGGACAGGTCGATGATCCGCCCCTGGACGAAGGGCCCGCGGTCATTGACCCTCACGGTGGTCTCCCGGCCGTTGGCCTTGTTGTGGACCTTGACGTAAACCCCAAGGGGGAGGGTCTTGTGCGCCGCGGTCATGGCGTACATGTCGTAGATCTCACCATTGCTGGTTTTTTTTCCGTGGAAATCCTCGCCGTACCAACTGGCAATCCCATCCTCGACAAACCCCTGGTGGCTGCGCAGCGGATCGTAGCGGGTGCCGTTGACCAGATAGGGCTTTTCATGCCCCTTGAGTTCGCGGTTCTGGGGCGTGTCGATGACCCGGACGTCGTACTGAGGACCGGCGCAGGCGCTGAGCAGGACGAGAACGACGCAATAGAGCGGAAAATTCTTTAATTTCATATTGTTTTTAACCCAAAAAGAAAAAAAACATTCACCACGAAGCACACGAAGTGCACGAAGAACGACAAAAAACAGCGACCCAGGAATTTAACTTCATGTCCTTCATGTCCTTCATGTCCTTCGGGTCCCTTGTGTCCCTCATGGTTTTCCTCAATTTATTTCCTGAGAATCGACTGTTCCAGAAGCGACCGCACCTCCTCAAGGCGAGGGATAGCCGTCCGCCCTCCCAGCGCCCGGGTTTTCAGGGCCGCGCAGGCCGCCGCGAAGCGGACCGTCTCGCGCAGGGGCCACCCTTGCAGCACCCCGTAGATATACCCGCCGTGGAACACGTCGCCGCACCCCGTGGTATCGACGGCCTCTACCCCGAAGGCTGGCTGATGGAAGGGCTCCCCTCCCCTGAGGAGGGTATGACTGCCCGCCGCTCCCAGGGTGACTGTCACCGCCTGGGCGCCGTTCTTCAACAGCGCCTCCAGGACCGCCGCAGGGTTCATCTCCCCGAACGCCTGCCGGGCGAATTTCTCGCTCACCACCAGATGGTCGATGAATGGCAGCAGTTCGGCCGTCCCCTCGCGAAAGCTCCCGCCGTCGAGCACCGTCGGGACACCCTGCTCCCGCGCGAAACGTGCGGCCGCCAGAGATGCCTCGACCTCCAGGCCGTCCAAATGCAGCACCGCGGCGCGACGAATCACCTCCCGCGCCGCGGGGGTAAAAGAAAAGGGGCGTTTTCCGCCCCTGGTCCAGAAAATGTTGCGATGCCCGGTGGTCTTTTCAACAGCAATGAAGGCGAACTGGCTGGTGCCCTGCGGGTCGACCTGGAGATGGGCGCAGCCAACCCCCTCGGCAAGCAGGCCGGCGCGGATTTTTTCGCCGATATCGTCCCCGCCGACCACCCCGAGGTACTCGGTCGACACGCCCAGACGCGCCAAAGTAACCAGGGCGGTGGCCACCGGCCCCCCGCCCTGCTGAATCATATCGGTCAATTCGGCCTTCTGGTCGACTGGCGGATAACACCCTACCCGCCCCAGCACATCCCAAGAGCACTGCCCAAGCCCGACAACCAAAGCTCTACCGACCACCGATCACGCCTTACGCCTTACGTGTTACGGACTTTACTCCTGCACCCGGCTCATGGCGCGGAACTTCTGGTAGCGCTGTTCCACCAACTCCTCGGGGGAGAGTTTCTTGAGTTCCTCAAGGTGCTTCTTGATGCATTTCTTCACCTCGCTGGCGGCTGCGGATACGTCATTGTGCGCGCCGCCCAGCGGTTCGGGAATCACATCGTCGATGACGCAGCCCAACTCCGCGATGTCGGCGGCGGTAAGCTTCAGCGCCTCGGAGGCCTGCGGCCCCTTGGTGCCGTCGCTCCAGAGGATGGCGGCGCAGCCTTCGGGCGAAATAACCGAGTAGACCGAATATTCCATCATCAGCACCCGATTGCCCACGGCAACGGCCAATGCCCCGCCGGAACCGCCTTCACCGGTGACGGTGACGATGACCGGCACAGTCAGCGCAGCCATCTCGCGCAGGTTGCGGGCAATGGCCTCGGCCTGTCCGCGTTCCTCGGCACCGATGCCGGGAAAGGCGCCGGGCGTATCGACGAAGGTGAAGATCGGCAGACCGAACTGCTCGGCCATCTGCATGACCCGCAGCGCCTTGCGGTACCCCTCGGGGTTGGGCATGCCGAAGTTGCGGTAAACCTTCTCCTTGGTGTCGCGCCCCTTCTGGTGGCCGATGACCACGCAGGGCTCGCCGTCGAGCCGCGCAAAGCCGCAGACCAGCGCCGGGTCGTCGCGGAAGTTGCGGTCGCCGTGCACCTCGAACCAGTCGGTGAAGATGTGCTGGACAAAATCCAGGGTGAAGGGGCGGTTGACGTGGCGGGCCAGCTGAGTGCGCTGCCAGCGGGTCAGGTTCGAAAAAATATCCTCACGCAGCTTCTGAGCTTTCTTTTCCAGCTTCTTGATGTCATTGGAAAAGCTAACTTTCTCCGTGGAAAATTCCCGCAGTTCGCGGATCTTCTGCTCCAGCTCAACTAGCGGTTTTTCAAAATCGAGATGAAATTGCATTCCTGGTCTCCTGGTCAATTATTCCGGGAAAACGTCCCCAAAATCACACGCGCCCCCCTTCGGGCCGGCAAGTGGCATCGCCCGGAAGGAAAGGCGCTCGTAGAGCCCGCCCCCTATTCGAAAGTAACGACATTATAGCCGAACAGTTTTTCCGTATCATCCAACATTTCGTCACAGGCCGCAACCTTTAAACCATCGGGCAGCCCGATCACGGTTTCGCTGCGGTTGGGGATCACCAGGTGCAGCAGCACCTCGCAGCCACCCCGGTATTTCTCCACCACGCCGCGCAGGGCGCGCAGCTGCCTCTCCTCCAGTCCCGGGGTGGTCAGTCGGATGTGCACCTTCTTGGTCATCCGCTCCTTCACTTCGCCAAGGGAAAGGACTTCGGTCGCCAGGAGCTTACACGATTCTTCCCCGACATCCAGGGTGCCGCTGATCAGCAGAGGCTCCTCGCTCTTCAGCAGGTCCATGGCTGCGGCGTAGGCTTCGGGAAAAACCACGACCTCAACGAAGCCACTCAGGTCCTCGAGGGTGACGAAGGCCATCCGGTCGCCCTTCTTGGTGGTGAGCTCCTTGAGGCCGGTGACGATGCCGCAGACCCGGACGTCCTCGCGGTCGGCCCGCTCGGAAAGGCCCGAGGTTTCGCAGGTCGCGAAGCGCTTGATGGTGGCGCTGTGCCGTGCCAGGGGATGCCCGGTGATGTAGAAGCCGAGAGATTCCTTCTCAAAGCTGAGCAGAATCTTTTCCTCCCACTCCTCGACATCGGGGAGTTTCCCGTAGCCGTTGCCCTTGCTGGAGACGATCTCCTCGGCCCCGAACAGCGACTCCTGCCCCATGGCCTTTTCGCGCTGAACCTTCTGGGCCGCCTCCATCACGTCCTCTAACGCTGCCATGTACTGGGCGCGCCTGCCCTGCAGCGAATCGAGAGCCCCGCACTTGATGAGCGCCTCGATGACCTTCTTGTTGACCTTCTGCAGGTTGACCCGCTCGCAGAAATCGTTCAGCGAGGTGAACTCCCCCTCCTTGCGGGACTCGAGGATCGTCTCCAGAGCGGCGGAGCCGGCGCCCTTGACGGCGCCAAGCCCGAAGCGCATGGATTTGTCGTGCACGGTGAAGGTGCGGTCCGAGGCGTTGATGTCCGGGGGCAAGACCTCGATCCCCATGGAGCGCACTTCGCTGATGTTCTTGATGACCTTGTCGGTGTTCTCCATGTCCTCGGTCAGCAATGCCGCCATGAACTCCACCGGGTAGTGGGCCTTGAGATAGGCGGTGTGGTAGGCCACCAGGGCGTAGGCCGCAGAGTGCGATTTGTTGAAGCCGTAGGCGGCGAACTTCTCCATCAGGTCGAAGACCCCCTCGGCCTTCTTCAGGTCGAGCTTGTTCTCCTTGGCCCCCTTGAGGAAGATCTCCTTCTGCTTGGCCATCTCCTCGGGTTTCTTCTTGCCCATCGCCCGGCGCAGCAAGTCGGCGCCGCCGAGGCTGTAGTTGCCCAGCACCTGGGCGATGAGCATGACCTGCTCCTGGTAGACGATGACCCCGTAGGTGTCCTTGAGGATCGGCTCGAGCTGGGGGAAGTCGTAATTGAACTTCTCCAGGCCGTGCTTACGCTTGATGAACGAGTCGACCATCCCCGAACCGAGCGGGCCGGGCCGGTAGAGGGCGACCATGGCGACCAGGTCCTCGAAGCAGGAGGGCTTGAGCTTGACCAGGTACTCCTTCATCCCCGAGGATTCGAGCTGAAAAACCCCGGTGGTCTCCCCCTTGCTGAGCAGTTCGTAGGTCTTGGCGTCGTCGTCGCCGACCAGCTTCAGGTCGAAGTCGGGATTTTTCCCCTCGCGGATCAGCCGCACCGCGTTGTTGATGACGGTCAGGGTCTTCAGGCCGAGAAAGTCGAACTTGACCAGGCCGATCTTCTCCACGTAGCTCATGGAGAACTGGGTGACCTGTCCGCCCGACTTGGGGTCGGTGTACAGCGGGCAATACTCGGGGAGCGGCTTGGGCGTGACCACGACCCCGGCGGCGTGGGTCGAGGCGTGCCGGGTCAGCCCTTCCAGCGCCAATGCGACCTTGATCAGCTCCTTGCCCCGGGGGTCTTTTTCCGAGAGTTCCTTGAGCTTGGGCTCCTGGGCCATGGCATCTTTGAGGGTGATGTTGAGGATCCCCGGGACCAGCTTGGCGACCTTGTCCGTCTCGGCGAAGGACATGCCGATGGCGCGGCCGACGTCGCGGATGACCCCCTTGGCGGCCATGGTGCCGAAGGTGATGATCTGGGCCACGTTGGCTTCGCCGTATTTCTGCCGCACGTAGTTGATGACGTCTTCACGCCCGTAGATGCAGAAGTCGACGTCGATATCGGGCATCGAGATGCGCTCGGGGTTGAGAAACCGCTCGAACAGCAGGTTGTAGGGCATCGGGTCGATATCGGTGATGCGGATGGCGAAGGCCACCAGGCTGCCGGCGGCGCTGCCGCGCCCCGGGCCGACGGGGATGTCGTGGTCCTTGGCCCAGTTGATGAAGTCGGCGACGATGAGAAAGTAGCCCGGGAACCCCATCTGCTTGATACAGGCCAGCTCGATGGCCAGGCGTTCGCGGTATTTTTTCTCTTCTTCGGCCGAGAACTCGGGACGCACCTTGCGGATGTCCGCCAGGCGCTCCTCCAGTCCCTCCCAGGACTGCTCCTCCAGAACGTCATCCAGGGTTTTTTCCGCGGGCTTTTCGTACTGGGGGAAGTGGTAGGTGTTGAAATCGAGCTGCAGGTTGCAGCGCTCAGCGATCTTTACCGAATTCTCCACCGCCCCGGGATAGGCTTTGAAGAGCTCGGTCATCTCGTCGGGGGTCTTGACGTAGAACTCGTTGTTCGGGAAACGCATCCGCGACGGATCGTCCATGGTCTTGCCGGTCTGGATACAGAGCAGCACCTCGTGGGCGTAGGCGTCCTCGCGGGTCAGGTAGTGACAGTCGTTGGTGGCCACCAGGGGCAGTCCCAGTTCCTGCGAGATCGTCACCAGGCCCTTGTTGACCACCTCCTGCTCGGGGATGAAATTTTCCTGCAGTTCGAGGTAGAGCCGCTCGTCATCGAAAATCTCGGCCATCTCCCGGGTGCGCTGGAGAGCCTTGTCCATCTGCTTTTCGAGAATCAGCGAAGGGATCTCGCCGCCCAGGCAGGCGGTCATGGCGATCAGCCCCTCGTTGTGCTTGCGCAGCAGTTCCCAGTCGACCCGGGGCTTGTAGTAGAAGCCCTCTCGGTAGGCTGCGGAAACCAGGTAGCAGAGGTTGCGATAGCCGGTCTGGTTCATGCACAGCAGCACCAGGTGCCCCGAGGCCTCGGAGGAGACCCGGGCGTTGCCCTTTTCGAAGCGGGAACCCGGGGCGACGTAGATCTCGCAGCCGATGATCGGCTTGACGCCGGCGGCGGTCGCCTTGGAAAAGAACTCGATGGTGCTGAACATGTTGCCGTGATCGGTCACGGCGACGGCGGGCATTTTATAGTCCTTGCAGCGCTGGATCAGGTCGGGGATCTTGATCGCCCCGTCGAGCAGGCTGTACTGACTGTGCAGGTGGAGATGGACGAAATTGGCGTGTTCCATAAAAAACCAGTGGGCAGTGGACCGTGGTCAGTGACCAGACAAAACCAGATCCCATGAAAACAAAAAAACCGAATTACGCTTGCCGGAAGGCGCTGCGCTAGACGGTCTAGGGAGGCTGGGGCATATTACCACCGGAGGGGCTAAAGGGCAACCTCCGGTTCGTCGCTGAGGGTCTTGACGCCGAACTCCTCGAGCATGCCGTTGAGCTTGATCAGCGGCAGGCCGATCAGGGCGGTGTAGTCCTCCCCCTCCATGCGCTGCATCAGGGCGATGCCCAGCCCCTCGATCTTGAAGGAGCCGGCACAGTCCAGGGGCGATTCACGGCGAACGTAGTCGCGGATCTGGCCCACAGAAAGTGCTTTAAGGGTTACGGTATAAGTTGCCAGTTCGGTGAGAGATTTTCCCGATTTACTGTCAAGCACCGACACCCCCGTATAGAAGGTGTGGGAGCGCCCCGCCATGTCCTTGAGCTGCTCCACCGCGCGCTCGAAGCTGCCGGGTTTGCCGAGGATTTTGCCGCGCGAGCCGACGAAAACCTGGTCGGCGCCGATGATCAGGGCATCGGGGTAGCGCTCGACGAGGCTCTTGGCCTTGTGGTGGGCCAGGTGCTTGACCAGCAGTTCAGGGGCGACCTCCTGGTCGATCTCCTCCTGGTAGAGGGGCGCGGCGACATGAAACTGCAGCCCCAGCTGCCGCAGCAGCTGAAGGCGGTAGGGACTGGTCGAGGCCAGTACGATGGTGCGCATCGGGGCAATCCTCGGTCTGGGCAAAGGGGAATTTCCCTCTTTTTAACCCACGCCGGGACGAATTGCAACGACTTTGCCCGTCAGGGATCAGGACTGCCATTCCCCCTGCTGCTCCCGGACCTCCTGGGCCAGGGCGCGCGGGCGACGATAGGGGTGAGGCCTGGGAACATCGCGGTGTGGGCGCTGCTGCGAGCGCTCTCCGGCTTCCTCAGCGCCTTCGGTGAGCAGGCGGACCTTTTCCGCAAGGCTAAGGCCCGCCACGGCCTCGGTAAGGGCCGTCTCCAGTTCCCCGCGCGCGGCGTTGCCGAAAAATTCCCGGAGGCTCGCCCCATCCAGCCATTCATCGGCAAACGTCACCCCGGTCCGGGCGCCTACCTCGACCAGAACCTCCCCTTCATAGCGCCCATCGCCCACCGTGCCCGAAACGGCAATGACCGTCCCGCCGGCAACCCCGCGCGGTTCGATGCCGTGGATATCAAGATAAAGCCCGCTGCCGTTTTCCGCCATCATGTTCAACCAGACCATGGTTCGCCTCCCTGGGGTGAGTTTGTTTTGTCATGATGGAAGGATAGCGGAGGCCTGCGACAGAAAGTGT
This window encodes:
- a CDS encoding acetyl-CoA carboxylase carboxyltransferase subunit alpha yields the protein MQFHLDFEKPLVELEQKIRELREFSTEKVSFSNDIKKLEKKAQKLREDIFSNLTRWQRTQLARHVNRPFTLDFVQHIFTDWFEVHGDRNFRDDPALVCGFARLDGEPCVVIGHQKGRDTKEKVYRNFGMPNPEGYRKALRVMQMAEQFGLPIFTFVDTPGAFPGIGAEERGQAEAIARNLREMAALTVPVIVTVTGEGGSGGALAVAVGNRVLMMEYSVYSVISPEGCAAILWSDGTKGPQASEALKLTAADIAELGCVIDDVIPEPLGGAHNDVSAAASEVKKCIKKHLEELKKLSPEELVEQRYQKFRAMSRVQE
- the dnaE gene encoding DNA polymerase III subunit alpha is translated as MEHANFVHLHLHSQYSLLDGAIKIPDLIQRCKDYKMPAVAVTDHGNMFSTIEFFSKATAAGVKPIIGCEIYVAPGSRFEKGNARVSSEASGHLVLLCMNQTGYRNLCYLVSAAYREGFYYKPRVDWELLRKHNEGLIAMTACLGGEIPSLILEKQMDKALQRTREMAEIFDDERLYLELQENFIPEQEVVNKGLVTISQELGLPLVATNDCHYLTREDAYAHEVLLCIQTGKTMDDPSRMRFPNNEFYVKTPDEMTELFKAYPGAVENSVKIAERCNLQLDFNTYHFPQYEKPAEKTLDDVLEEQSWEGLEERLADIRKVRPEFSAEEEKKYRERLAIELACIKQMGFPGYFLIVADFINWAKDHDIPVGPGRGSAAGSLVAFAIRITDIDPMPYNLLFERFLNPERISMPDIDVDFCIYGREDVINYVRQKYGEANVAQIITFGTMAAKGVIRDVGRAIGMSFAETDKVAKLVPGILNITLKDAMAQEPKLKELSEKDPRGKELIKVALALEGLTRHASTHAAGVVVTPKPLPEYCPLYTDPKSGGQVTQFSMSYVEKIGLVKFDFLGLKTLTVINNAVRLIREGKNPDFDLKLVGDDDAKTYELLSKGETTGVFQLESSGMKEYLVKLKPSCFEDLVAMVALYRPGPLGSGMVDSFIKRKHGLEKFNYDFPQLEPILKDTYGVIVYQEQVMLIAQVLGNYSLGGADLLRRAMGKKKPEEMAKQKEIFLKGAKENKLDLKKAEGVFDLMEKFAAYGFNKSHSAAYALVAYHTAYLKAHYPVEFMAALLTEDMENTDKVIKNISEVRSMGIEVLPPDINASDRTFTVHDKSMRFGLGAVKGAGSAALETILESRKEGEFTSLNDFCERVNLQKVNKKVIEALIKCGALDSLQGRRAQYMAALEDVMEAAQKVQREKAMGQESLFGAEEIVSSKGNGYGKLPDVEEWEEKILLSFEKESLGFYITGHPLARHSATIKRFATCETSGLSERADREDVRVCGIVTGLKELTTKKGDRMAFVTLEDLSGFVEVVVFPEAYAAAMDLLKSEEPLLISGTLDVGEESCKLLATEVLSLGEVKERMTKKVHIRLTTPGLEERQLRALRGVVEKYRGGCEVLLHLVIPNRSETVIGLPDGLKVAACDEMLDDTEKLFGYNVVTFE
- a CDS encoding septal ring lytic transglycosylase RlpA family protein — translated: MKLKNFPLYCVVLVLLSACAGPQYDVRVIDTPQNRELKGHEKPYLVNGTRYDPLRSHQGFVEDGIASWYGEDFHGKKTSNGEIYDMYAMTAAHKTLPLGVYVKVHNKANGRETTVRVNDRGPFVQGRIIDLSFTAAKELGVVGPGTAPVRIEALGYQKTDQAGRVTYQHPKSYVVDSYAIQVAAFTVAENAQRMAADLKSRYGVSSVQQGWVGGKLFHRVRVGRYKTLEEAEAAKVDFEARGHRNSFVVAME
- a CDS encoding Maf family protein, with the protein product MRTIVLASTSPYRLQLLRQLGLQFHVAAPLYQEEIDQEVAPELLVKHLAHHKAKSLVERYPDALIIGADQVFVGSRGKILGKPGSFERAVEQLKDMAGRSHTFYTGVSVLDSKSGKSLTELATYTVTLKALSVGQIRDYVRRESPLDCAGSFKIEGLGIALMQRMEGEDYTALIGLPLIKLNGMLEEFGVKTLSDEPEVAL
- a CDS encoding PfkB family carbohydrate kinase, with product MVGRALVVGLGQCSWDVLGRVGCYPPVDQKAELTDMIQQGGGPVATALVTLARLGVSTEYLGVVGGDDIGEKIRAGLLAEGVGCAHLQVDPQGTSQFAFIAVEKTTGHRNIFWTRGGKRPFSFTPAAREVIRRAAVLHLDGLEVEASLAAARFAREQGVPTVLDGGSFREGTAELLPFIDHLVVSEKFARQAFGEMNPAAVLEALLKNGAQAVTVTLGAAGSHTLLRGGEPFHQPAFGVEAVDTTGCGDVFHGGYIYGVLQGWPLRETVRFAAACAALKTRALGGRTAIPRLEEVRSLLEQSILRK